A section of the Clostridium felsineum DSM 794 genome encodes:
- a CDS encoding ABC transporter ATP-binding protein, with protein sequence MSEKRQGGMNKGPGGGPPMGKPAEKAKDFKGTFRKLLKYLAPYKMRFLIVAITAIFGVMFNVVSPKIMGNATTKLADGIRGKITLSKVNPQEKKINDAIKKIDAQKKTLDEQKAVLDAQIKANPMMAKVPKIAEAEAQIAKGEQQISKGAAQLKAAKNKITKVKSDTISKYGSKIDFDAIGKIILELIALYAISSFFTFLQSFVMASVAQKTVYTMRRDVEEKLNRLPLKFFDSKTHGEILSRVTNDLDTVATTLQQSLTQLITSILQVIGVIVMMLTISGWLTLICVLTLPVAGFVTVFIAKKSQKFFAGQQKELGMINGHVEEMFTGHIVVKAFNKEKESIDKFNEMNDRLYKSGWKAQFMSGIIFPLMNFINNIGYVAVCVAGGIFATKGIIAIGDVQAFFQYNRLFTMPIIQTANIANIIQSTMAAAERVFELLDEEEEVKDADDSKVVELPKGAVRFENVKFGYKEGSTLIQNMNLDVKPGETVAIVGPTGAGKTTIVNLLMRFYEINDGKITIDNVNTREMKRNDLRGMFGMVLQDTWLFNGTIRENIAYSKDGATEEEIVRAAKAAHADHFIRTLPKGYDTVINEEASNISQGQKQLLTIARVILANPQILILDEATSSVDTRTELAIQKAMNNLMKGRTSFVIAHRLSTIRDADLILVMNQGSVIEQGNHKELLEKKGFYADLYNSQFTGGNSEDVG encoded by the coding sequence ATGAGTGAAAAAAGACAAGGTGGAATGAATAAAGGCCCAGGTGGCGGCCCTCCAATGGGAAAACCAGCAGAAAAAGCAAAAGATTTTAAAGGTACGTTTAGAAAACTTCTTAAATATTTAGCTCCATATAAAATGAGATTTCTTATAGTGGCAATTACTGCAATATTTGGTGTTATGTTTAATGTTGTCTCTCCTAAAATTATGGGTAATGCAACTACAAAATTAGCAGATGGTATTAGAGGAAAAATTACTTTAAGTAAGGTAAATCCTCAAGAGAAAAAAATTAATGATGCTATTAAAAAAATAGATGCACAGAAGAAAACATTAGATGAACAAAAAGCAGTATTAGATGCTCAAATAAAAGCGAACCCTATGATGGCAAAAGTTCCTAAAATAGCTGAGGCAGAGGCTCAAATTGCCAAGGGAGAGCAGCAGATATCAAAGGGTGCTGCACAGCTTAAAGCAGCAAAGAATAAAATAACTAAAGTTAAAAGTGACACAATAAGTAAGTATGGCAGTAAGATTGATTTTGATGCTATAGGAAAAATAATATTAGAGCTTATAGCCTTATATGCAATATCTTCTTTCTTTACTTTTCTGCAATCTTTTGTTATGGCATCAGTTGCTCAAAAGACAGTTTATACTATGAGAAGAGATGTAGAGGAGAAATTAAATAGACTTCCACTTAAATTTTTTGATTCAAAAACACATGGAGAAATACTAAGTCGTGTTACTAACGATCTTGATACTGTTGCAACAACACTTCAACAAAGTTTAACACAACTTATAACATCAATACTTCAGGTTATAGGCGTAATTGTTATGATGCTTACTATAAGCGGATGGCTTACTTTAATATGTGTATTAACTCTTCCGGTTGCAGGCTTTGTTACTGTGTTTATAGCAAAGAAATCTCAAAAATTCTTTGCAGGACAGCAGAAAGAACTTGGAATGATAAATGGACATGTAGAAGAAATGTTTACAGGCCATATTGTAGTTAAAGCCTTCAACAAGGAAAAAGAATCTATAGATAAATTTAATGAAATGAACGATAGATTATACAAATCAGGTTGGAAAGCACAATTTATGTCAGGAATTATATTCCCACTTATGAATTTTATTAACAATATTGGATATGTTGCAGTATGTGTTGCAGGTGGAATATTTGCAACAAAAGGTATAATTGCTATAGGAGATGTTCAAGCATTTTTCCAATATAATAGATTATTTACAATGCCTATAATTCAAACTGCAAATATAGCAAATATAATTCAATCAACTATGGCAGCTGCAGAGCGTGTGTTTGAACTTCTTGATGAAGAGGAAGAAGTTAAAGATGCTGATGACTCTAAAGTAGTAGAGCTTCCTAAGGGTGCAGTTAGATTTGAAAATGTTAAATTTGGATATAAAGAAGGAAGTACTTTAATCCAAAACATGAATTTAGATGTAAAACCAGGGGAAACAGTTGCGATAGTAGGACCTACAGGAGCAGGAAAGACAACTATAGTAAATCTTTTAATGAGATTCTATGAAATAAATGATGGTAAAATTACAATAGATAATGTAAATACAAGAGAAATGAAAAGAAACGATCTTCGTGGCATGTTTGGAATGGTTCTTCAAGATACTTGGTTATTTAACGGAACAATAAGGGAAAATATAGCTTATTCAAAGGATGGGGCTACTGAAGAAGAGATAGTAAGAGCAGCTAAAGCAGCTCATGCAGATCACTTTATAAGAACGCTTCCTAAGGGCTATGATACAGTGATAAATGAAGAAGCATCAAATATATCACAAGGACAAAAACAACTTTTAACTATTGCTCGTGTTATACTTGCAAATCCTCAGATATTAATACTTGATGAGGCAACAAGTAGTGTTGATACTAGAACAGAGCTTGCAATACAAAAGGCTATGAATAACCTTATGAAGGGAAGAACAAGCTTTGTAATTGCACATAGATTATCAACTATACGCGATGCTGATTTAATACTTGTTATGAATCAAGGTTCTGTAATAGAGCAAGGAAATCATAAAGAATTATTGGAGAAGAAAGGTTTCTATGCTGATCTTTATAACAGCCAATTCACAGGCGGAAATAGTGAAGATGTAGGTTAA
- a CDS encoding nucleoside-diphosphate sugar epimerase/dehydratase — protein sequence MKKIIILGINYLTLKIEKLIDNNKCKIVAFISDNPNNEGKYLNNIPVISLDEALTYFYDFIIVTNEVKPDKRLHDVLNLYEYINIFYDFEIYRAFFNLKNSFKNLEAFITGISYLEVGIDASKLPFNTVNMAVSSQDLFYDYEIAKFILNSKKQENHIKYSFIGLAYYSFDYDLSKSSAGSRSYFYYPFLKTLHNYKDKHNLCTEFNVFDKIIQGLFKNDYKTILFDLLRSTPESNWDNFVNGSLNEDKIKSGHDLAMRNFNKNYPLTEKENILIFKNYIKLLKSNNITPIVVIAPTTEHYYKFLPKKLEDRFNSILGNIQKTENIKVLNYFRSNNYDNTDFYDVSHLNTKGTNKFTEALISNL from the coding sequence TTGAAAAAAATTATTATACTTGGAATAAATTATTTAACATTAAAAATAGAAAAATTAATTGATAATAATAAATGCAAAATAGTAGCTTTTATATCTGATAACCCCAATAATGAAGGTAAATATCTAAACAATATTCCAGTTATATCTTTAGATGAAGCCTTAACCTATTTTTATGATTTCATTATTGTAACAAATGAAGTTAAGCCTGATAAAAGATTACATGATGTACTAAATCTTTATGAATATATAAATATTTTCTATGATTTTGAAATATATAGAGCTTTCTTTAATCTCAAGAATTCATTTAAAAATTTAGAGGCCTTCATTACTGGTATTTCATATTTAGAGGTTGGAATAGATGCAAGTAAACTTCCCTTTAATACTGTAAATATGGCCGTTTCTAGTCAAGATTTATTTTACGATTATGAAATAGCTAAGTTCATTCTTAACTCAAAAAAGCAAGAAAACCATATAAAATATTCATTTATAGGTTTAGCATATTACAGCTTTGATTATGATCTTTCAAAATCTTCGGCAGGTTCTAGAAGCTACTTTTATTATCCCTTTCTAAAAACCTTGCATAATTACAAAGACAAACATAACCTTTGTACTGAATTTAATGTATTTGATAAAATAATTCAAGGACTATTTAAGAATGATTATAAAACTATACTATTTGATTTATTGCGTTCTACACCTGAATCAAATTGGGATAACTTTGTAAATGGTTCTTTAAATGAAGATAAAATAAAAAGTGGACATGACTTAGCAATGAGAAATTTCAATAAAAATTATCCTCTTACAGAAAAAGAAAATATTTTAATTTTTAAAAATTATATTAAATTACTAAAATCAAATAATATAACTCCCATAGTAGTTATAGCTCCAACTACGGAACATTACTATAAATTTTTACCTAAAAAACTAGAAGATAGATTCAATTCTATTTTAGGTAACATACAAAAAACTGAAAATATAAAAGTGCTAAACTATTTTAGATCTAATAATTATGACAATACAGATTTTTATGATGTTTCTCATTTAAACACAAAAGGAACGAATAAATTCACTGAGGCATTAATCTCTAATTTGTAA
- a CDS encoding leucine-rich repeat domain-containing protein, translated as MRKLKSKFLLSTLVCVMSFSVFSSSNTYKADTTDTTNIGVTYDAHVQNIGWQNPWVQDGMEAGTDGQALRVEALKVKLTNAPEGAKILYQTHVQNIGWQNFVSNGEEAGTDGQALRIEAIRIKLENMPDYSVEYQAHVQNIGWQGWVSDGAEAGTDGQALRVEAIKIRIVKKVHPDSISINKSNETLKVGDTDNLSANFSPTNTTNQKVNWTSSDDKTVSVDSTGKITALAEGTANITATSVDGAKTASCFITVDKADPKIQYQTHVENIGWQSPVSNGEEAGTDGKSLRVEALKINLLDVPNDAKIVYQAHVQNIGWQNPVSNNEEAGTDGKSLRVEAIKMHLENLPGYTVEYQAHVQNIGWQDWTREGQVAGTIGQSLRVEAIRIRLVKIVPVDSITLNKTKDTLNIGGTDTLTATVTPNNATDSTVSWTSSDNSKVSVDNNGKITALAAGNAIITASSSDSTKQTSCTVTVNNTINNPVTFSDKNLETVIRNTINKPTGTLYQSDVQNISSLDASKSNINDLSGIENLTALNTLYLKNNNISDIAPLKSLLSLQNLYLSDNKITDLNALSGLTNLQRLELYNNTLSNTDGLKNLSNLDELDLSNTAISDLSTLKGLNKLETLNLSSNKINDISSLGNLRNLNQLDLSNNQISDVSSLTTLTDLQNLTLDSNKITNIIPLVGLTKLQTLSLNSNGLKDISALKTLNNLTLLSLSNNEINDVSSLNTLINLKKLALNNNALTDISALNTLTNLQFLHLENNQISDISSLNKLNNLAYLYLTNNQINDVSSLGGLNNLNTLYLSSNKISNVDPLKTLSNLKILMLSSNNISSADQAALKTALQNCTIIY; from the coding sequence TTGAGAAAATTAAAATCCAAATTTTTACTATCTACCTTAGTATGTGTTATGTCCTTTTCTGTTTTTAGTTCATCAAATACATACAAGGCAGATACTACCGATACTACTAATATTGGTGTAACCTACGATGCCCATGTTCAAAATATAGGCTGGCAGAATCCTTGGGTACAAGATGGCATGGAAGCAGGTACTGATGGTCAGGCTCTTCGTGTTGAAGCTCTAAAAGTAAAGCTTACTAACGCACCAGAAGGAGCCAAAATACTCTATCAAACCCATGTTCAAAATATCGGTTGGCAAAACTTTGTATCTAATGGTGAAGAGGCGGGTACTGATGGTCAAGCTCTTCGCATTGAAGCCATTAGAATTAAACTTGAAAATATGCCTGATTACTCTGTAGAATATCAAGCTCATGTTCAAAATATCGGTTGGCAAGGTTGGGTTTCCGATGGCGCGGAAGCAGGCACTGATGGGCAGGCTCTCCGCGTTGAAGCTATTAAAATTAGAATAGTAAAAAAGGTTCACCCTGACTCTATTTCAATTAATAAGTCTAATGAAACCTTAAAGGTTGGAGACACTGATAATTTATCTGCTAATTTTTCTCCTACCAATACCACAAATCAAAAAGTAAATTGGACTAGTTCTGATGATAAAACAGTTTCAGTAGACTCTACTGGAAAAATAACTGCTTTAGCTGAAGGAACTGCTAACATAACTGCGACTTCTGTAGACGGAGCTAAAACAGCTTCTTGCTTTATAACTGTAGACAAAGCTGATCCAAAAATTCAATATCAAACACATGTTGAAAATATTGGTTGGCAAAGCCCTGTATCTAACGGTGAAGAAGCTGGTACTGATGGTAAATCACTTCGTGTTGAAGCACTTAAAATAAACCTTTTAGATGTACCTAATGATGCTAAAATAGTATATCAAGCTCATGTTCAAAACATAGGTTGGCAAAACCCTGTATCTAATAATGAAGAAGCTGGTACTGATGGTAAATCGCTTCGTGTTGAAGCTATAAAAATGCATTTAGAAAATCTTCCTGGATATACAGTTGAATATCAAGCTCATGTTCAAAATATTGGTTGGCAAGATTGGACTCGTGAAGGACAAGTGGCAGGCACAATTGGTCAGTCTCTTAGAGTTGAAGCTATTAGAATACGACTTGTAAAAATAGTGCCTGTAGATTCCATCACTTTAAACAAAACTAAAGATACGTTAAACATCGGTGGAACAGATACTCTAACAGCAACTGTTACTCCTAATAATGCAACTGACAGTACTGTATCATGGACTTCTTCTGATAATTCCAAGGTTTCTGTTGATAATAACGGTAAAATAACAGCTTTAGCAGCAGGTAATGCTATTATAACGGCTTCTAGCAGTGATAGTACTAAACAAACCTCTTGTACTGTTACTGTAAATAATACAATAAATAATCCAGTAACCTTTTCAGACAAAAACTTAGAAACAGTAATTAGAAATACCATAAATAAACCTACTGGAACATTATATCAAAGTGATGTTCAAAACATCTCTTCACTAGATGCATCTAAATCTAATATAAATGATTTAAGCGGTATAGAAAATCTTACTGCTCTAAATACACTTTATTTAAAAAATAATAATATATCAGATATTGCTCCTTTAAAGTCTTTATTAAGTTTACAAAACTTATATTTGAGCGACAATAAAATAACTGATTTAAATGCATTATCAGGTTTGACTAATTTACAAAGGCTTGAATTGTATAACAATACTTTAAGTAATACAGATGGTTTAAAAAATCTTTCTAACCTAGATGAACTTGATTTATCAAATACAGCTATAAGTGATCTTAGCACTTTAAAGGGATTGAATAAATTAGAAACTTTAAACTTATCTTCAAATAAAATAAATGATATTTCATCCTTAGGAAATTTACGTAATTTAAATCAGTTAGATTTATCTAATAATCAAATAAGTGATGTTTCTTCCTTAACTACTTTAACAGACTTACAAAATCTTACTTTAGATTCTAATAAAATAACCAATATTATACCTCTTGTAGGCTTAACAAAACTACAAACACTCTCTTTAAACTCAAATGGTTTAAAAGATATTAGTGCTTTAAAAACTCTAAATAATTTAACTTTACTCAGTTTATCAAATAATGAAATAAATGATGTTTCTTCTTTAAATACTCTAATTAACTTAAAAAAATTAGCTCTAAATAATAATGCTTTGACAGATATATCAGCTTTAAATACTTTAACTAACTTACAATTTTTACACTTAGAAAATAATCAAATAAGTGATATTTCTTCTTTAAATAAACTTAATAATTTAGCTTATCTTTATTTGACAAATAATCAGATAAATGATGTTTCTTCTTTAGGTGGGTTAAATAACTTAAATACACTTTATTTATCATCTAATAAGATAAGCAATGTAGATCCATTAAAGACTTTATCAAACTTAAAAATTCTTATGTTATCTTCTAATAATATTTCTTCAGCTGATCAAGCTGCTTTAAAAACTGCTTTACAAAATTGTACGATTATTTATTAA
- a CDS encoding serine hydrolase domain-containing protein, with translation MNTLKKKKKISGSVLLSKNNEIIFNESYGYSNKEKGIKNTPETKFMIGSMTKPITALCIMQLSEKGMLSTKQNIEDYITDLYKGQGITIHHLLTHTSGIPNHIMLKKQIKWGERHTPEEILQIVKGYKLKFPVGEKWSYSNTNYLILGLIIEMVSGMSYHQYVKNHIFIPAKMNNSGFCNEEQKNVANNYIKGEKGFYMDPSIWFACGDIVSTVGDYYLLDRAIQDGKLLKTQIVKEMQKPHYDGKYVKYGYGLLIKKHFDCKSICHGGGIANGYTSHFEKYIDDDITIVVLSNDLVKYQFLSIEGAGGTYISREIASLIYGKKLGALKKIF, from the coding sequence ATGAATACTTTAAAAAAAAAAAAAAAAATTAGTGGTAGTGTTTTGTTATCAAAAAATAATGAGATTATATTTAATGAATCATATGGATATTCAAATAAGGAAAAAGGAATTAAAAATACACCTGAAACAAAATTCATGATTGGTTCTATGACAAAGCCAATAACTGCATTATGTATTATGCAGTTATCAGAAAAAGGTATGCTTTCAACGAAGCAGAATATTGAAGATTATATTACAGACTTATACAAGGGTCAAGGAATTACAATTCATCATCTTCTAACTCATACTTCTGGGATACCTAACCACATAATGCTAAAAAAACAAATAAAATGGGGAGAACGTCATACACCAGAGGAAATACTACAAATTGTAAAAGGTTATAAATTGAAATTCCCTGTTGGTGAAAAATGGTCGTACAGTAATACCAATTATCTTATTCTTGGCTTGATAATTGAAATGGTTTCTGGAATGAGTTATCACCAATATGTTAAAAATCATATATTTATTCCTGCTAAAATGAATAATTCAGGTTTTTGTAATGAAGAACAAAAAAATGTGGCCAATAATTATATTAAGGGTGAAAAAGGCTTCTATATGGACCCATCAATATGGTTTGCTTGTGGTGATATTGTATCAACTGTTGGTGATTATTATTTGCTTGATAGAGCAATTCAGGATGGTAAACTATTGAAAACCCAAATAGTAAAGGAAATGCAAAAGCCTCACTATGATGGTAAGTATGTAAAATATGGATATGGATTGCTTATTAAAAAACATTTTGATTGTAAAAGTATATGCCATGGTGGGGGAATTGCAAATGGTTACACTTCTCACTTTGAGAAATATATTGATGACGATATTACCATTGTTGTATTAAGCAATGATTTAGTAAAATACCAATTCTTATCAATAGAAGGAGCTGGCGGTACATATATAAGTAGAGAGATTGCTTCATTGATTTATGGTAAAAAGTTAGGTGCTTTAAAGAAGATATTCTAA
- a CDS encoding Ig-like domain-containing protein encodes MRRLKSKLLFTTLACFVSFSIFTSTNSYKADTTDTNTVGVTYDAHVQNIGWQNPWSKDGEEAGTDGKALRVEAMKLNLTNAPAGAKITYQAHVQNIGWQASAADGEEAGTDGQALRIEAFKIKLQNAPDYSVMYQAHVQNVGWQPWVTDGAVAGTVGKSLRVEAIRVKIVKRVHLDSISLNKSQTNLKVGETDSLSTVLSPTDATDKNVIWTSSDPSKVSVDENGNIAALAEGTASITATSDDNQKSASCAVTVNKADPKLQYQTHVENIGWQLPVNDGEEAGTDGQALRVEAFKIKLLNAPQDAKICYQAHVQNIGWQDCVYNGEESGTDGKALRVEAVKIKLMNMPGYSVEYQAHVQNVGWQPWVKDGEEAGTDGRALRIEALRIKLVKVVPVDSISLDKNSLTLNAGDTTSLTANVQPDSASNKNVTWTSSDPSKVSVDSTGRISALAVGTANITATTQDGNKTATCSVTVNENPSNIVTFKDANLEKEVRKCVNKPTGTLYKNDVTGIMDLDLEAKNITYLDGIENLIKLQNLNLSNNTVSDISALKNLTSLNTLKLNSNPITDVSALSNLTNLSELDLNDSKTTNFDSLKGLTALQNLTLLNNNISDISFLSSLTKLNYLYLNDNKITDISALNNLTNLTNLSLSNNAISNLESLNKLTSLSSLNLVNNKITDISALNTLNNLQFLSLDKNTISDITAINKLDNLRFLNLSGNTTLSDISPLKGLAKIMSVNLDSTGITDLTPLKDLNTLTNLSLNSTNILTVAPLDGLSNLTELSIINDTVLDSGSVAEFKKAVPHCSVTTSY; translated from the coding sequence TTGAGAAGATTAAAATCTAAACTTTTATTCACTACTTTGGCATGCTTTGTATCATTTTCTATTTTTACTTCTACAAATTCATACAAAGCTGATACTACGGATACTAATACTGTTGGTGTAACTTACGATGCCCATGTTCAAAACATTGGTTGGCAAAATCCTTGGTCTAAAGATGGAGAAGAAGCTGGTACTGACGGAAAGGCTCTTCGTGTTGAGGCTATGAAGCTTAATCTTACTAATGCACCGGCTGGAGCAAAAATAACTTATCAGGCACATGTGCAAAATATTGGCTGGCAAGCTTCAGCTGCTGATGGAGAAGAAGCTGGTACTGATGGTCAAGCTCTTCGTATTGAAGCTTTCAAAATCAAACTTCAAAATGCACCCGATTATTCAGTTATGTATCAAGCACACGTTCAAAATGTAGGTTGGCAACCTTGGGTAACTGATGGTGCTGTAGCTGGTACTGTTGGTAAGTCTCTTCGTGTTGAAGCTATTAGAGTTAAAATAGTAAAAAGGGTACACCTTGATTCTATTTCCTTAAATAAATCTCAAACCAACCTTAAAGTTGGAGAAACCGATAGCCTGTCTACTGTATTATCTCCTACTGATGCCACTGATAAGAATGTAATTTGGACTTCATCTGATCCTTCTAAGGTTTCCGTTGATGAGAATGGTAATATAGCTGCTTTAGCCGAAGGTACTGCTAGTATTACTGCAACCTCAGATGACAACCAAAAGTCTGCTTCCTGCGCTGTAACTGTAAACAAAGCAGATCCCAAATTACAATACCAAACTCATGTAGAAAATATCGGTTGGCAGCTTCCAGTTAATGATGGTGAAGAGGCTGGTACTGATGGTCAAGCTCTTCGTGTTGAAGCTTTTAAAATTAAGCTTTTAAACGCTCCTCAAGATGCAAAAATATGCTATCAAGCTCATGTTCAAAATATTGGTTGGCAAGACTGTGTCTATAATGGAGAAGAATCAGGTACTGATGGAAAAGCTCTTCGCGTTGAAGCTGTTAAAATTAAACTTATGAATATGCCTGGTTACTCTGTAGAATACCAAGCTCATGTTCAGAATGTTGGTTGGCAACCTTGGGTAAAAGACGGTGAAGAAGCTGGTACTGATGGCAGAGCTCTTCGTATTGAGGCTTTAAGAATTAAACTTGTTAAAGTTGTACCTGTGGATTCTATTTCCTTAGACAAAAATTCACTTACCTTAAATGCTGGTGATACTACTTCATTAACAGCAAATGTCCAGCCTGACAGTGCTTCTAATAAAAATGTAACTTGGACTTCATCTGATCCTTCTAAGGTCTCTGTTGATAGTACTGGTAGAATATCTGCTTTAGCTGTAGGTACTGCAAACATAACTGCTACTACACAAGATGGTAATAAAACTGCTACCTGCTCAGTAACGGTAAATGAAAATCCATCCAACATAGTAACCTTTAAGGATGCAAACTTAGAAAAAGAGGTAAGAAAATGCGTAAATAAACCAACTGGTACTTTATATAAAAATGATGTTACAGGAATAATGGATCTTGACCTTGAAGCTAAAAATATAACTTATCTAGATGGAATTGAAAATTTAATAAAACTACAAAATTTGAATTTATCAAATAATACTGTAAGCGATATCAGTGCTTTAAAGAATTTGACTAGTTTAAATACATTAAAATTAAATAGTAATCCTATAACTGATGTTAGTGCTTTATCAAATCTAACCAATTTATCTGAACTTGATTTAAACGACTCAAAAACAACTAATTTTGATTCATTAAAGGGACTAACAGCACTACAAAATCTTACTTTACTAAATAATAATATAAGTGATATTAGTTTTCTTTCAAGCTTAACAAAACTTAATTATTTATATTTGAATGATAACAAAATAACGGATATATCTGCTTTAAATAACTTAACTAATTTAACTAATCTTTCATTATCAAATAATGCAATTAGTAATTTAGAGTCTTTAAATAAACTAACTAGCTTATCATCATTAAATTTAGTAAATAACAAAATAACGGATATATCTGCTTTAAACACTTTAAATAATCTACAATTCCTTTCCTTAGATAAAAATACAATAAGTGATATTACTGCTATAAATAAGCTAGATAATTTAAGATTTTTAAATTTATCAGGTAATACAACTCTAAGTGATATAAGTCCTCTTAAGGGTTTAGCTAAGATAATGTCAGTAAACTTAGACTCAACTGGTATAACTGATTTAACACCTTTAAAGGATTTAAATACATTAACTAATCTTAGCTTAAATAGTACTAATATACTTACTGTAGCTCCTTTAGATGGTTTATCCAATCTAACAGAGCTTAGCATTATTAATGATACTGTACTTGATTCAGGTTCTGTAGCTGAATTTAAGAAAGCAGTTCCTCATTGCAGCGTTACAACTAGTTATTAA